TATAAAGATAAAATTGCCAAAAATCCGCTTAAAAATGAAAAATTTAAAACTTTATAATATCCCACTTTATCAATCAACACACCAAAATAATAACTTGTAACAGTCTGGGTGAAATTAAGTAAAATCACCAAAAGTGGAATTACTGCCATGGAAAACCCGGCTTCTTTTGCTTTTATTATAAAATATTCATTACTATACATAAAAAACAAAAAAACAAAATAGATAAATAAAAGAGGCAGAAGATTTTTGTCACGACTTAAATCAAATTTCTGCTTTTCTTTTTTCTGAGAAGGCACATCTTTTACAAAAAAAACAACTATCAAAACAGCAAAAATTCCAGGAATTATTGTAGAGAGAAAAATTTTTTTAAAGACTTCCGCATTCTCACCCATATATTTTAAAACAAAAAATATTATTATCGCCCCGCTCATCTCCCCCGCAATATCAAGCATTTTATGAAAACCAAAACTTCTGCCGCTCTTAATTCCTGCATAAAAAGATATTAATCTATCTTTTGGAGCGGTTCTGACAGCTTTTCCTATTCTCTCAAGCCCTCTTAACAAAGCAACACTTTTCCAAGTTCCGGCAAATGCCAAAAGAGGTTTTGTAACAGCCGATATTAAATATCCAAATACAACCAAAGGTTTTACGATTTTATACCTGTCACTGATTATTCCAAAAATTATTCTGAAAAAATAACTGACAAACGTGGCAACAGCAATAATCATCCCAAGCTTATCAACTCCGTCATTTAAAATATAAACAACATATAAAGGCAAAATGGTAGTTACCATAGAGCTCGCCATATCTGTGAAAAAACTGACAAACCCAAGGGATATTATATTTTTATTCATTTTTTAGCTTTCTGATATTTATAATAAATAAAAATAATTACTGCTAAAATTATTAAAGTAATAACTGTAATTTCCATTAAATACTTATGAATAAGCTCCTGGTTTTGGCCGATAAAATATCCAAGCCCGACCAAAACCAAAATCCAAATCAAACTTCCAAGTGCTGTAAAAAAACTGAAAATCAATCCGTTCATCTTGGCAAGTCCGGCAGGAAAAGAGATATACTGCCTAACTCCCGGAATAAGCCTTCCCGAAAACATGGAAATGTGTCCGTGCTTTTCAAAAAAAGTATCCAGTTTATTAAGTTTTTTACTATTTATAAATTTTTCTAAAAATTTCCTGCCATATTTATCTGCAAGCAGATAATTAA
This genomic stretch from Lebetimonas natsushimae harbors:
- a CDS encoding MFS transporter, producing the protein MNKNIISLGFVSFFTDMASSMVTTILPLYVVYILNDGVDKLGMIIAVATFVSYFFRIIFGIISDRYKIVKPLVVFGYLISAVTKPLLAFAGTWKSVALLRGLERIGKAVRTAPKDRLISFYAGIKSGRSFGFHKMLDIAGEMSGAIIIFFVLKYMGENAEVFKKIFLSTIIPGIFAVLIVVFFVKDVPSQKKEKQKFDLSRDKNLLPLLFIYFVFLFFMYSNEYFIIKAKEAGFSMAVIPLLVILLNFTQTVTSYYFGVLIDKVGYYKVLNFSFLSGFLAILSLYFNFIIFGFVFLGLFLVSSLNSFRSYISDNAVNKASVYGIFYGGIAISASVGAVVIGEIWHNFGEKYALIYSMGGIILVYLIYLLKVKNDK
- a CDS encoding DedA family protein, producing MESIVDFLIDTIGNWGYIGIFILMFLESSFFPFPSEIVMIPSGYLAYKGEMNLFLVVVSGILGALTGAWFNYLLADKYGRKFLEKFINSKKLNKLDTFFEKHGHISMFSGRLIPGVRQYISFPAGLAKMNGLIFSFFTALGSLIWILVLVGLGYFIGQNQELIHKYLMEITVITLIILAVIIFIYYKYQKAKK